In Pseudoliparis swirei isolate HS2019 ecotype Mariana Trench chromosome 2, NWPU_hadal_v1, whole genome shotgun sequence, the following are encoded in one genomic region:
- the atp6ap2 gene encoding renin receptor — translation MSLTDRKMEAVLSAAVALCFLLTPGVHGDSLTILQSPEFVSFQKGDWPVSGEKIPDLVALTMGFSVQEDLSWPGLQAGPLFQRPRANVLVVVRGVDSLALPHSVASYPLENPVPFTLDSVAETIHSLFAEDTPVVLQLALSEERLYMLGKANAVFEDLPVTLQQIRARLSQDGSVLSSLPLNSLSRNAEADLLFLSEVQVLHDITALLQRHRHLAKDHSPDLYSLELSGLEELSRLYGHDSPQYRDATAILASVLQKFGEDVYGLYGNSAVVEVVTVKTFQAPLTRRSRSILESKQISNPGNPYNLAYKYNFQYAVIFNIVLWLMIALALAVIVVSYNLWNMDPGYDSIIYRMTNQKIRTD, via the exons ATGTCgctgacagacagaaagatgGAGGCTGTACTCTCCGCGGCGGTTGCcctctgtttcctgctcacACCCG GTGTGCATGGAGACAGCTTAACGATTCTGCAGTCTCCAGAGTTTGTGTCCTTCCAGAAAGGAGACTGGCCCGTCTCTGGGGAGAAGATCCCTGACCTGGTGGCTCTGACCATGGGCTTCTCCGTTCAAGAG GACCTGTCGTGGCCGGGCCTTCAGGCCGGCCCGTTGTTCCAGCGTCCCCGCGCCAACGTCCTGGTGGTGGTGAGGGGCGTGGACAGCCTGGCGCTGCCCCACAGCGTGGCCTCCTACCCCCTGGAGAAC CCGGTACCCTTCACCTTGGATAGCGTTGCAGAGACGATTCACTCTCTTTTTGCCGAGGACACCCCTGTGGTGCTGCAGCTGGCCCTCAGTGAGGAG AGGTTGTACATGCTGGGCAAGGCCAACGCTGTGTTCGAGGACCTCCCCGTCACCCTGCAGCAGATCCGTGCCCGTCTGTCCCAGGACGGCTCTGTGCTGTCCTCCCTGCCACTCAACTCCCTCAGCAGGAATGCAGAG GCTGATTTGCTCTTCCTGTCTGAGGTCCAGGTCCTGCACGACATCACAGCTCTG ctgcagagacacagacacctgGCGAAGGACCACTCGCCTGACCTGTATTCTCTGGAGCTGTCTGGTCTGGAGGAGCTCAGCCGGCTCTACGGCCACGACTCCCCCCAGTACCGCGACGCCACCGCCATCCTCGCCTCCGTCCTGCAGAAA TTTGGAGAGGATGTGTATGGTCTCTATGGCAACAGCGCCGTGGTGGAGGTCGTCACGGTGAAGACCTTCCAGGCTCCTTTGACCAGGAGGTCCCGATCGATCCTGGAGTCCAAACAGATC AGCAACCCCGGCAACCCTTACAACCTGGCCTACAAGTACAACTTCCAGTACGCCGTGATCTTCAACATCGTGCTGTGGCTGATGATCGCTCTGGCGCTCGCCGTCATCGTCGTGTCCTACAACCTGTGGAACATGGACCCGGGCTACGACAGCATCATCTACAGGATGACCAACCAGAAGATCCGGACGGACTAA